One Synechocystis sp. LKSZ1 genomic window, TATTTGTCCTTTTTTGTGGCCTGTCCTGGCTTAGTTTTTTATTTAAGCCGGTGATGGTCCCCTTGGCTATTCTCTTTCTGGTTATTTGGTACCTTGACCATGGCCTGGCCCGACGGGATTACCTGGCCCATAAATATCAAAGAACCGTCAGCCTCTGGCAGGATGAGGCCGGCGAATTGGATTGGCGTTTAGCGTTTTCCCGTCGTCAACCCCTGGAACGTCATTTTAATTGGGGCCAAGTCCGCCACCTAGCCATCCATTCCCGTACCCTTCAGGGCGGAGCCTTTGAAGATCCCCTGGGCCAAGTTTGGCAAGTCCAACTGGTGCTCTACGACCATTCCCAATGGGTGCTGGCGGAAGACCAAGATCTCCTGTCAGTGCTAGCAACAGCCAAGCAAATACAGGCCTATTGTGATGCGCCGATTCTCTTTAGCGGCAGTACAGGTTTTGGCCCCTACGCGGTCATCGACGTCCAGGCCCAGTTAGAAGCTGAGCAAATCCCGATCTATCCTGGCCTACAGCATCTGATCACTCCACCCTTATCCCAACCCCCTGGGGGCGTTCAATGCCGGCAAACTCCGCAAAAATGGCATATTTTTTCCTGCTGGCAGTGGCATCATTCCTGGCGTTTGCTGAAGCAAATTATCCGAGAGTCGGGTTTTTTGCTGTTTGTGTTGCTAGCTTCTAGCTTCATGATCCAGTGGGGCGGCCTAATCAATGCCCTGATCCGTAGTTTTCAAGGGCAAGAGCCTACCGTGATTGACCTCCGGCCGGTCTTTGGGTTCTCTTTTCTGTCCTTCTGGCCCGTCTTGCTATCCGTTGGCCTGGCGGTGTTGCTCTTGCTCTATCGGGGTTGGCAACGGAGTCGTGTTAAGCATTGCTTTCTCGACCGCTATTTTCTCCGATTTTCTCTGGATAACCAGGCCCTAGGAAAACTATCTACTCAAGCTACTCAATCCATCTTGGTGCTTCCTGGCCCTGAACCCCAGATCCTACTCCTTGCCGACCAGGAAATGCTCCTACTTCCACCCTTACCTAGCGAAGCCGAGAGTTTGTGCTATGCTCAATGGCTCCAGGCGGGCATTGATTTTTTCAAGGGAGAAGGTCGAGAAAACTAAAACTCCTCCCCTGGTGAAGGAAGGAGTTGCATCGCGGCCCCGACTAACTAGCTAATCTGCTGACTTAGGGTAAACGGGCCTGGGAGAGCTGGGGCGTGCTTGCACTGGCCTGAAGAATTGGGGTGCTGGTAATGGAATTATTAGCCAGGGTAAAGAGGGGGTTAGAGAGAATCCCCGCCAAGGAGGTGGCAATCAACGTCAGTATCAGACCCACCTGGAGCGGTCGCATCCCCGACAACTGCCAGCGAATGGCTGGATAGTTCTGCACTGCAGGGGACATTTCGTGGGGCTCCTTGACCACCATCATCTTGACGACCCGGATGTAGTAATAGATAGAAACCACACTCGTCACTAGGCCTAACAACACCAGGCTATAGAGTCCGGCCTGCCAACCGGCCCAAAAGAGGTAAATTTTGCCAAAAAAGCCAGCGAGGGGCGGAATGCCCCCCAGGGAGAGCAGGCAAACACTCAGGGCCAGAGTTAGCAGAGGGTCTTTACTATAGAGACCGGCATAATCGCTGATCTGATCCGTGCCTGTCCGCAGGGAAAAGAGAATGATGCAAGTGAAGGCCCCCAAGTTCATGAACAGGTAAATGAGCAGGTAGAAGACCATACTGGCGTAGCCTTCGTCCGTACCGGCAATCAGGCCAATCATCACAAAGCCCGCTTGACCAATGGAGGAATAAGCCAACATTCGTTTCATGCTGGTTTGGGCCAGGGCCACCACATTGCCCAGGAGCATGCTGAGGATAGCCAGGGCCGTAAAAATGAGTTGCCATTCACTAGTAATCGAGCCAAAGACCGTCACCAATAGCCGAATGGCCACGGCAAAGCCTGCGGCCTTAGAGCCAACGGATAAAAAGGCAACGACTGGCGTTGGTGAACCTTCATAGACATCGGGAGTCCACTGGTGGAAGGGAACCGCTGAAATCTTAAAGGCAATACCTGCAATCACAAAAACCAGCGCAATGGCCAGGCCGAGGGAAGGGCCATTAAAATTGCTGACCTGAGCCGCAATTTCAGTGAGTTGGGTTTTACCCCCGGAGAGGCCGTAGAGAAGAGAAAGACCGTAGAGAAAAATAGCCGAACTGGACGCGCCAATCAGCAGATATTTCAAGGCTGCTTCGTTGGAACGGGGATCCCGCTTCATGTAACCCGTCATCAGGTAGGAGGAGATACTCAGCATTTCCAAAGAAATAAAAACCATCACCAATTCATTGGCCCCACAGAGGAACATCCCCCCCAGGGTTGCCGTAAGCAGAATGGCAATGAATTCGGCTAAGGAGGTGCCAGTTTGCTCCACGTAGCGCACCGACATCAGAATGGTAACTGCGGTGGAAAGCGCCACAATAGCCCGAAAAATCAGGCTGAGATTATCACTATTAAAGGCCCCTAAAAATCCTAGAGGTTCGCTACTATCCCACGCTAAAAATAAAAATATCGTTGCCAACAAAACACCGGCAATGGCCAGGTAGGATAAAGCCTGGGCCGAGCGCCGTCCGGTAATTAAATCCCCAACCAACACGAGAATCAGGGTTACGGTAATGATTCCTTCCGGCAGAATCGTGCCCGCATTCAGTTGAGTCGCAATATTACTAGAAAAGTCCATAGGTACAACCGAAAAATGCCTACCCAATAGCTTAGGCTATTCCGAGACATCTAGGGGTATTTCCTTGGCTAGGCTTACTATAGATTGTCTTAAATCAATTGTTATCGTTGGCTTATCTAAACTTAAACTGCCTTTTCTTAAATTAATGACAAAGGGCCTGGCCTTTATCTCTGGGTTGACTTGCCACAGTGGGTAAAAATTCCCAATCGTAGCCCTTGGCCCCCAGGGCCAGTTTCAGCACCCCGTAGGTGTTGTCAATGCGCACTTCACTATTGGCCCGCAGGGTTTTGAAGGGATATAAGCTCTTGCCGCCACTGCCCACCACAAATTCCCGTAGGCCTAATTTCTCATCCAATTTTCCACCAGGGCCTTGGGGCGCAAAGCGCTCGTAGAGATGATCATGGGCTGTGAGCACCACATCGGCTTTGGCGTTGTAGAGGTCTTGCCAAAAGGTTTCCATTTCGGCATTGTTACCATGAACCCCGGAGGAATAGCGGGGATGATGCCAAAAAGCTAAAGTACAGGCCTTAGTATTCTTTTTGAGGTCGGCCTGGAGCCATTTTTCCTGAGGGGAACCGGCCCCACAGCCTCCAATGGCCTTGCAATTGGAATTGAGGGCAATCAGGTGCCATTGGCCTAAATCAAAACTGTAGTACCCCTTGTTGCGGTCTCCGGCTAAGGGGCCAAAGTAATCGTAGTAACCCTTGGCTCCATCGCTGTAGTATTCATGATTACCAGGAACCGGCTTGGTAATAGCCTTGAAACGGCCCCAGGTCGGCTCGTAAGAGCGCTTAAAGTTTTCTAATTCTCCCCGCTCGTACTGATTATCCCCCAGGGCCAAGACCACTTTTGGCTTAGCCTGGCGCACTAAATCCGCCGTAGCCTGCATCTGACAGTTACCGGGTTGGCCCTTGCCGTTGTTAAAGTATTGACTTTGGGGGTCGCAGGCAATATCCCCCGCCGCCATGATGAGGATCGCCTCCTGCTTCCCCATCCCCTGGGCCGGCGCCCCCTCGTTCCAGGCCAAAACCAGGCTTAAACTGAGCGCAATCAGGCCCAGCAGGCCCACCGACAATTTGGGGAGGGAGATAATCATGGAGAGAACAGTCTAGCGACCTAATTTTTTGTCTTGGTCTTGACGACGACGGTCGCGCCATTCCAAGCTGGTGAGGTAAAGAATGCCGCCACTGACCACGACGAGAAGCACCAAGGCAACGAGAAAGAGGGTGTTTAAAACAGTAGTGGATTCCACAGGCCTAAAAACCGTTACGACCCCAAACCACCATGGCAATGGACCATGTAAAAAGTACCAATACGCTAACCCAGCCTAACGTCAGAATGTCCATAGTTATTGTTCTAGAAAGATAGTCAAGGGATGATGAATAACAAAACTCATGATACGTCTATTGGAATCCCTTTGAAAACCAGCTATGGAAATTACCGTTCGGGAACGCCTCGAATCCCTCAAGGCCGGGGTCTTGGCCAGTCTTGCTTTTATCAGCTTAGTGGTGCTTAGCCAGAGTCTTTATCATTTTCTGGGCCTGGCCAGCTATCCCTTCTCTCTTCTCAGCCTGGGGAGTAGTCTGCTCAGCGGTTTCCTATTTGGCGTGACCTATCGCTACATTATCCGCCGGGATCAAAATTCCCACCTACGGGACGGGGCCGTCTTGGCCTTTGCCCTGGTGCGGGCAGGGGGTTACGGCGATGGCCTGACGGATTGGCTTCACCAAGGCCCTCTGCTGGCCCTGTTTATTCTAGAAAGTATTATTGGTTTTGCTGTAGCTCGTTCTAGTCTGGATTTGGCCCTGGCCCGGCAATGGCTCCGGCCCTTTAGCTCCATTGATCCTAATCTCTGAACGAAAATGTAATAGGGACAGGAACTCGGCTAGCTCAACTAAACCCTCTGCCTCACGTCTTTCTCCTGGAGTTAATGTTTCACCAGAATCTTGACGATCCAGTAGGATTTGGATGCGCTAATGTAATAGGGACAGGAACTCGGCTAGCTCAACTAAACCCTCTGCCTCACGTCTTTCTCCTGGAGTTAATGTTTCACCAGAATCTTGACGATCCAGTAGGATTTGGATGCGCTCATGAACCGCTTTAGGCAGTTGAAAATAAGTCAACTCAATGGGGATCTCAATGACTTTAGGCATAAAGGTCAGGGACATAAAATGAGCAGGGGCTTAAGGTTATTGTAACCAAAAGCTATTTTTGCGCCTAAACGGCGTTGCCATCCAATAAAGCCTGCGGCTATCTCTAATTCAGTTGAACCTATCTTGGCTTAGAAGCGGCTGTCACCGTTACAAAAATTTATATCCCATTAGTGCTTTTCCCGAAAACTTGATCTATCCTGGGTGGCAAATGCCATTAACCTGTAGCAGGTTCTGCTCCACCCTATGGATATTGAAGGAAAACTAAGCCAAGCCCGTTCTTTGCTCGATGTGAGTTGGGAAACGCTATTGCTGACTTGGTGGGGGTTGCGCCAGAACGCTATGATCAGCACAACTTCTTCAGGGAAGGCTACCCTTATAAAGGTAGTGATTTAGCACTTTTGACAGGAGAACTAAGGTGAGCAAGATCGAACTAAATTCTCGTTTTTTAATGGAATTTTCTCCTACTCCTATTTATCAGAGAATTATCAATGCTTTTAGAGAAGCATTTTTATCTTTGGGATATACTGTTGATTTAATTGATATTGAAGGTCTAACATTGGAGCATTATATATCCAACATAAAAGAAATAAGCCCTGACTTTTTACTGATCTCCAACTCTTTTTGCATTGCTTCAAAATACATAAAAGAAGTTAATGAATTTGTATTTCAAATGATCGAAGCCCAATTAATATTCATCCATCATGATAATATAATTGGTGG contains:
- a CDS encoding NAD(P)H-quinone oxidoreductase subunit N, which encodes MDFSSNIATQLNAGTILPEGIITVTLILVLVGDLITGRRSAQALSYLAIAGVLLATIFLFLAWDSSEPLGFLGAFNSDNLSLIFRAIVALSTAVTILMSVRYVEQTGTSLAEFIAILLTATLGGMFLCGANELVMVFISLEMLSISSYLMTGYMKRDPRSNEAALKYLLIGASSSAIFLYGLSLLYGLSGGKTQLTEIAAQVSNFNGPSLGLAIALVFVIAGIAFKISAVPFHQWTPDVYEGSPTPVVAFLSVGSKAAGFAVAIRLLVTVFGSITSEWQLIFTALAILSMLLGNVVALAQTSMKRMLAYSSIGQAGFVMIGLIAGTDEGYASMVFYLLIYLFMNLGAFTCIILFSLRTGTDQISDYAGLYSKDPLLTLALSVCLLSLGGIPPLAGFFGKIYLFWAGWQAGLYSLVLLGLVTSVVSIYYYIRVVKMMVVKEPHEMSPAVQNYPAIRWQLSGMRPLQVGLILTLIATSLAGILSNPLFTLANNSITSTPILQASASTPQLSQARLP
- a CDS encoding metallophosphoesterase, yielding MIISLPKLSVGLLGLIALSLSLVLAWNEGAPAQGMGKQEAILIMAAGDIACDPQSQYFNNGKGQPGNCQMQATADLVRQAKPKVVLALGDNQYERGELENFKRSYEPTWGRFKAITKPVPGNHEYYSDGAKGYYDYFGPLAGDRNKGYYSFDLGQWHLIALNSNCKAIGGCGAGSPQEKWLQADLKKNTKACTLAFWHHPRYSSGVHGNNAEMETFWQDLYNAKADVVLTAHDHLYERFAPQGPGGKLDEKLGLREFVVGSGGKSLYPFKTLRANSEVRIDNTYGVLKLALGAKGYDWEFLPTVASQPRDKGQALCH
- the petN gene encoding cytochrome b6-f complex subunit PetN; translated protein: MDILTLGWVSVLVLFTWSIAMVVWGRNGF